The Streptomyces sp. HUAS MG91 sequence CCCTCGTCCTCTGCGCCGCGACGGCCTCGGTCCTCGGCGACCTGGTGGCCTACCGCCTCGCCTGGCGCGGCGGCGAGCGCCTGGACCGCGCCATCGCCCGCTCCCGCCGCCTCACGACCGCGCAGGAACGTCTCGGCGGAGCGCTCGCCCGCTCCAGCGGCGGACTCCTCGTGATCATCGCCCGGTTCGCGCCCGCGGGCCGTTCGATCGTCTCCTTCGCGGCGGGCACGACGCACCGCCGGGTCCGCGAGTTCCTGCCCTGGTCGGCGCTGGCGGGCGTGGCCTGGGCCGCGTACAGCGTGGCGCTCGGCTATTTCGGCGCGCAGTGGCTCGGCGCGAGCTGGCTGTCCACGGGCGTGTCGGTGCTCGCCCTGATCGGCGCGGGCACGGTGGCGGCGTACGTGATGCGCCGCCCGGTCCCTCAGGAAGCCTGAGCCTTCGCGGAACCCCGCACCTCAAGGCCGTCGAGCAGCTCGGCGGTGGCCCGGGCGATCTCGTCCACGGCCCGTTCGAACACCTCGCGGTTGTGCGCGGCGGGCGCGCGGAAACCGGACACCTTCCGTACGTACTGGAGGGCTGCGGCCCGGATCTCGTCCTCGGTGGCCTCTTCGGGGAGCGCTGGTGGGCGGAGGGTCTTGATGCTGCGGCACATGTTTCCAGTCTGCCGCGATCCGGCCGATCGGCCACACGTTCGCGTGAACTCCCCGACGAACTCCGGGAAGTGACTCGCCCCGCAAATTCGAACAGACGTACCATTGCCGAGTGGCAGCGAACGATGACACCGACGACTCCACTCGCAACCAGGGCTTTCCGAGCGACCTCGTCGCCGGTCAGGAGGAACTGCATCAGGTGCGCGCGGAGCTGATGGCCCTGCTCAAGCGGCTCCCGTGGTCGGTCGAGCCGGTCGACGCGATCAGCGACACCCAGGGCTGGCGCAGACTCGAGCGCCCGGCGTCCCCCGGCTGGACCGAGGACGATCAGGAGGCGGTCGAGAAGCTCCGCCGCCGCGAGCTGGAGCTGGCCGTCTTCGTGACATGCCACCGCCACTGGTCCGCCCTCACCGGCACCGAGGCGGTTCAGGCGCGGGCCCGCCTGAAGCACGTACACGATCCGGCCCCCGACACGGCCGGGAGCGACGGGGACTGAGCCCCGCGGGAGGTGGTCAGCGGCTGCGGCGCGAGGTGAGGTACCAGGCGACGGCGGCGATGACGATCAGGATGATCAGAATCTTCATGCCCTACGAGTGCCCGCCGCTGCGCACATCACGCGCGCGGGCCGCCCGGCGCCAGCATGTTGCACGCCTGCCCGGGAATCCGGTGTGCATGACCCCTGCCATCCGCACCGCCCGCGCCCTCACCGCCACCGCCGTC is a genomic window containing:
- a CDS encoding VTT domain-containing protein, whose amino-acid sequence is MLESVGSLADSPWIYVVVALSVLFDVFLPVLPSGVLVVTAATAAAAGTAGAATGRLPSSTPELLALVLCAATASVLGDLVAYRLAWRGGERLDRAIARSRRLTTAQERLGGALARSSGGLLVIIARFAPAGRSIVSFAAGTTHRRVREFLPWSALAGVAWAAYSVALGYFGAQWLGASWLSTGVSVLALIGAGTVAAYVMRRPVPQEA
- a CDS encoding DUF2277 domain-containing protein, encoding MCRSIKTLRPPALPEEATEDEIRAAALQYVRKVSGFRAPAAHNREVFERAVDEIARATAELLDGLEVRGSAKAQAS